cgGGTCGTGCATTCTTTGCTCAGTTCCTCGGTGCTCTGCGGTTTGTGAGACTGCTTAGGAGCGGCGAGATGACGGCACGGaccctcccctgccccgGCTTGCCTCCCCCAGTTCGCGCTGCTTTTTCTAGTACCCTGTAATGTTagtttcctctctcctctaaCCTTATTTGGGCTGTGAGGGTCGCCCTGTGCAGGTGTTGGGGTCTCACCGCGTGTGTTAGTGTAGGTGAAGATGTGTGCACCTGTAGGCcatggaaaagggggaagaagagtcATCGGTTAGTTAGGAGGGGGagagtcgtcgtcgtcgtcgccaggTGGGAAGAACGTACGCACACAATCGGTAGCAAAGaacgaagaagcagcagccatACACAAGCACGGCCACATGGCAGGCACAACGAGGGCAATGGCCggcagaagaagcgcaccaCATCACTCCCAATCGTCATTAAGGAAAGAGAAATTTAACGCCTCCTGAAAATCGCTCGGAGACGGCGCGTGAGGGAtccagagagaaagagagagtcACAGGTGGGGGGTGCAGTGTGTTCAGGCGGCGTGCCATCCGCCATGCCTCCCTCCGCCTGCCATGTCAGGCCGAGTGAGCACACGTTGCCCGGCTACTCTACCAAGCGCGGCGCCACAGAGCTACCCTGGCGCTCCTTTTGCCGCTGCACAAGGTAGACCATACCGCAGTACACCGTCTCTAGCGCCTCGGCCTCGCAATCGCGCCCCTTCGCacgctggcagcgctgcagcgcccgCTGCTCGTTCTTGCACGTTGGCGCCATCGCGGCTGCGCGGAAGATGGCTGTTTGCTTCTTGTCATCTTCTAGACACCTACGGGCGACCTCCTGATACGGTTTGCATCGCTTGATCCCTCGCCGCTGGAGACTCTGATCCACGTAGCTGCCATCTATGTGCTGCGGCACGAAGTTCTGAATACACGCGTCGAGGTCACTGGCCTCTTGCGAGCAAAAGCGATCTGTCATCAGCTTCGTCAAGAGAATCTGAAGATTCTCGTTGGTAATCTGCTCTACCATGGTGGGTAGAGGAACGattgggaaggggggggtgttGAAAAAGTAGAGAGGAGGGACACGTGCGACTGAATCGATGACAGGATTCTTGTTTGCTGCGTTACCTCCGTTTTGCCTTCAAGCCCCAGCGCTCGCTCTTAGCGAGTGTCCGATATCCCCTGCTTGTGTGTTGGGGTatgagaaaaggaggggggatggggcAGCTCGATCGCGCTTTCCCGTTGTTGCGTCGGGGTGGTGATTGACAACGGGTGATGGTTGATGCGTCGCTTTGTGGGCTGGCGGCGAAGGAAATAAATtaaaaagaggaaagcggTAGAAATGAAGGAAAAATGAGGAGGGACAAGAAGAGGTGAGTGGGATAAAGTAGCAGGGTGCGGAGGGGTAGTGCACGCAGTGGCGGCTTCAGATCCATGCGTGTGGGCGCCGAGAGTAGATGCAACGTAAGATATACCGccatggtggtggtgggggggggggagcggggcGCAGACGTGCATGCAGTCAGAACGCATAGGCGCACATGGATACTGAATGCAGAGACAATAGAAAAGTGAGTGCACCAGTGCTTGGCCAACGCCTGCCTCctcaagaggaaaagaaggaaatCAACACGCAATACGCAAGCCCACAAAGACTGTGGAGTACATACGAGGGCAGGGCGGTGATGGCAAGAGTAGGGAGTGAGAGGCACGAGGGAGGAGCTGAAGTGTGGGgtacacgcatacacacacacacacacacacttagGCATGTGAGACCGCCAGttgagaggaaagaggaggagctgcagcgtgcctAAAGGGACGTCGTATTATttgaagcaagagagaaagagagagagagagagagagcaggagtAACGACAAGGATATGAGAGAGGTagcgaaagggggaagggggaaaggaagaagcAGCACCGGAGAGGCTACTCGCATTATATGCGGCAGTCGCCCCcgttcctctccccctccgcttCGCTCCGTTCCGTGTcgctttttcccttttgggAAGCCGCTACCGACGCATTCTTGCACCGCCACAGTCCACCACCCATCAAAGAAACAAGAGTGtagcctcccccctcatcaAGGTTGCCCATGCTCTCGCCAGATTGTGCTCTCGGCAgcacactgctgctgctgccaagcGGCATACTGCTCCACATTCCACGCGAGGTTCTGCGTGAGATGTGGAAAAAGTGACGGTAGCGGTGATGACGCTGGAATGATGGCGTTGTACGATGCACGCAACCTACGTGGCGATGGAGAAGGGGTGTCACTGacacctgcagcggcagcatcagcacGTTGGTGGCGATGACCGTGCCCTTTACGGGGACGCCGGCGTTGTCGTCGGTACCCGCTGCAATGATGACGACGAAGATGCTCCCAGACAAAGTGATCAATCGTTACGTCATCCCTCTCCACCCATCTCCGCCATGCAACGACGAGCAAGACCGCTCGGACAACGGAGGAGAAGACCGTTAGCACCAATAGTAGAAGCACTGCGTACGTACGATAGCCATCCTTATGTCGGCACTGACCGTACTCGGCACAGCAGCCAGCGATGCTTCGCTCAAAGAAAACGttgtccttctcctcccgcGCAAGAAAGCATGCTGCGTTGCACCCCTGTACTCGGGAGTAGTCAGGGAACGTACTGTGGGTGGGCAGGTACGTGTCTGTCGCGTTGCTCACGCGCTGCATCGACGATGCTAATCGAGAAAGCACCGCTAGCGCAAAGGAAGGCGAAGTCGTCCTCAGACTCTCACGCGCGCTTAGGTGTCCGTGCAGCAGTGGTACACCGCGCGTTGCACCACAACAGAAGGTGCGTTGGCGAGCCACCgctggcgacgacggcggcggcggcggcggtggcggccgggCCCGCTCAAGCtggcgggaggaggggtgcgaATCGTCAGCACCGTCTGTGGCGAATGCATCGCGGAAAATGCTGACTGGGTGCTCGCAAGAAACTTCATAGAGGCACTCGCGCAGTCGATCCCTGTAGCAGTTGCTGTGCCATGGAGAATTGGATGCAGATCGCAGACGCTGGTCGTTGCGGAGCGCACCCCCAACTACGACGACGTAGTAGGTGCTTACCGTCACTAGAACGCCTGCTGCGAGCAAAAGGGGCCACCAGTGCCGTGAGCGCCGCAGCATGGGGATAAGGACGTAGTGCAGCGCAAAGATGGTGAGTgtcatcagcagcagcttccgCTGACCTGGCCAGCTGTCCAGCAAGAACACGGCAGCAAGGTATGCGTTTGCGGTGACGACTCCGTCAAGCTTCACGCATGCTCGCAACACTGTCAGCCTCTGCCGCACGCGAGACAAGGAAACCTGCACGATGCCCTGTGCGTAGCGCCGCCAGCCGAAACTTGCATACACCcacggcgacagcagcgaggcagcaACAAAGAGCGACACACTGACACCAACATTGACACAGGTAAGCACGAGGAGGGCCTGCTGGACTGACCCAACCGTCGACGTGGGGTGCTCGTGGAGAAGGGCACCTTCGCTGCCAGAAGCAtcaacgccgctgctgaagatGCGGGCGATGGGACGGCGTAGACCAGTAATCAACAGCGGCCAAAGCGGCCGTGAAAGCGACGACACGGAAGACGCCTGCGTGTAGGATCGGGCAGCGATAAGAAGAAAGTAAGTGGCGCGGCAgacctgcagcgccactaTGACGACCTGCACAATGAGGAGGCCGCCCTTCTCGTAGCGCACGGCTCGGACCGCGTAGCGAACGGCAAGGACGCCGTTGAGCAGGAGGCAGATAAGGCTAAAGGACACTTCGGGTGGGATGCGATTCTCGAAGGGGTAGCGATTgcacgccgccgtctcctcctcgacgtaAGTCACACGAAAATGGTCAAACAAGAACACAGTCAGCAGTAACACCGTCGCGGTGAGTATCGTGAGCCCCACATACTGCAGGAGCACGAACATCTGGCTGACAAACGCGATGTCAAGCAGTAGCGGCTGGCTCAGAGAGTGGGCATTCGCGGGCGGAGGTGGTCGTGTCGCTTCAGAGATGCTCGCCACcgcgtctgtgtgcttgCCTAGGCGTggaggcagcgacgacgagccAGGCATCGCGTGACAGTTTGCAGCATCGCGTGCGCCTGTCTCAGGCGTCGGCGTCACCGACGTGCGCTGTGAAGCGAAGACGTTGTAGTAGGCCacggtgctgctcagcatGCGGtagcaggaaagagagcctcgacgcagcgacgcaccTAGTCTAGAACAAAGGACTAAGAAGCAATGCGACGACGTCACCACGGtgtccgcggcggcggcctctcCGAGGCCCTGATGTCGGGGTGCTGCTGTCACGCCTGGCGGCAACTGCGTGGAGGACGACATCGGCAGCGATGAAAGAGAAAGTGGGGCAGCGTCATGTAtgttctctccttcttcgctgTTGGCACTGCGTTCATCGTCTTCCCGTGCAAAGCGCGGTGGGCGCACCGCGCCAGgcctctgcagcagccgctgtcCGCACTGCGTATTAGAAGAGCTTGAGAGCAAAGGCCGACGAACGTGTGGTATCATCCCCGACCACGCTCCGAAAGGGGATGGTGTTCCTCCCGTGGCACCGGGCTGATcgtccccctcttcctccgtgcTATGAATGGTgtctctgccgctgtcgtAGCCGTCGCTCTCACTCGCGCTATTGAGTAGGGAATAAGTCATCGCGCATGTGCCCCGCCCAGCTAGGAAACGTCGTAGGCACCGGACCACCGCAACAAGGCCCATCGCGGCATGACACGGTAGCCACAGACACAACCCAACTCCACAGAGAGCGCCATCTTCGTCGAAAATATTTTCAGTCCaaatcgccgccgcctcctcgtccggCTCCTCGGCATCCCACCCGCCAGTGGCGGGCTCACCGTGTGCGGTCCAGGCCGCCTGCCACCGGCGTCTACCATTGAATGGTAATCCAGAGTCCCAGGGCCCTTGCTCAGTGTTCGGCATCACCGAAGATGCTGGCCACCACGCACGGGCTCGTGTACGCACTGCCTCATGAAGCGAAGCTGCCGGTGCTATAGATGCCCTTTCTACAGCACACTGCGCATCGCTTGTAAGTGGAGAAGCGccaccggtggcggcggcgggaaAGCACAGCGATGAAGGCGACGAGAGTGCGGCATCATTGACAAGTAGGTCACGACCTACCATGGCATCGTCAGCCTGCCAAACGACTTGCGCAGGAATGACGAAGccgagcggcggcggcggtggcagtgacagCGTGGTGCTTATTGCCTCCGACATCCCAGACAACGAGGCCgcccgccgcgctgcagcactggtgCAAACGTCTGGAAGGTACGGCGAGGCTAAGGAGGGGTCAGCCAGCTCCCCAAACGGGGGTGTCACCGCGAAGGGCACGGGcgtggctgcagcgctgttgctACGTCCACTCTGTGCAAGTGGTGCGTCGAcgcgggcagcggcaggaccGACGGGCTGGTGTAAAACAACACTGGGAGCTGCCCACGAAGCTGCCTTACGCATGACGCACTCGCATCCCTGAACTTCGTCGTCACTACTGCAGTCGCTgaggctgcggctgcctctCCTGTACAGTCCGTTGTCTTTATCAGAGTCGAGATCAGGGGAGCAGCCGAAGACACCCTCGTCCTGCAGCGTTCGCTCTGGTGCCGTGAAGTACCGCATCGCAAGCGCTAGATGTGCAAGAAGCTCGCGAGGAGACGAcaacgcagcggcagatgaACTGTCACCAGACGCGGCCACACCGGCGGTATACAACAATGGCGCACTTGAGTCACCCGTGGCGGCTCCTGCGGCGAACACCTCCACAGGCGGAGGGGCCTCTGCGTTCCTTTGCTCACTATTTTCTGGGCGGAcgcgacgctgcgctgcagcggcgtcatCATCATTGAAGTCATTCATCGCGCACCTCTCTCACATGGCATACGCGCACGAAGAACTCAGTGAGGTGCGCTGCACGACCGTGAGCGTGGTAATACGCGAAAACTCCGACGAAGAgtaaaaagaaagagaagagaacgtTGAGGTGCTCAAGTAGCCGCAGCAGGCGTATGCGGTGTGAGTGTGCAGCCGTGGTGCGTCATCGATTCAGCGACACGAAGAAGAAATGGATAAAaggaagagcaaagaggacTTGCCTGCACGCGCCTCGTCGCATCCGCTCACGTACATAACGAAGGAGCCCAGGCAAGactgaaaagggggagaagagcgagtgaTTATGATGAGAGGAAGATGTAGacgtgaagaagagaggagaatCACAGTGCCCGTTGATGGGTAACAACGTCCAAGTAGCGCTGGAGCCAGCaggtgaaagaggaggagcgggggTCAGTCGACTGCGCAGGCGCGtggccacacgcacacatacatgttcgtgtgtgtggcatGACTTCATCATCGAGAAGTACGAAGACGACACAGTCAAGCAGCGAGGGATTGAGAGATGCGTTCGAGCAGAGATGAGAAAACACACATAGCAGCAGACGCGAGAGAACAACAtaaaagagagcagcagagactgtgaagaggaaggagaggaggagtgcaTGTAAGGGAGCAGACAATAATGAACGATGGAGgccacagacacgcacacgcacacagagaggagggaacgAGCGGGAAGGCGCAAACAACATGGCGGAGAgcaaaagggagagggagagggagtcaCCTGGTGAGCTGCGGGCACACATCAGCAGTAAATGacacagaaaaggaagaagaatCGCGATAgtgagacgagagagagcgcgcgtgagtggaagatgaggagggaTGGTGGCGTTTGGGGAATGATCTGTGGCTCCACTCCGTAAGTCGACATACACGTACACGCGATGCTAGTCAGACAACgcagcttctccatctccccCATCCATCCGCGTCCTCACTAGAACGCTCTCTCAAGAGCAACTCAAAGCTACGGCTGTAGCCGCACAAACATGGGGGCATCAGGCTGCCCACATGCACAGCACATGGTTGCGCCCCATCTCCAGCACCCTCATTGCCAGTCCCGCAAGGATGAAATAAAAGTCCGGCTTGAAGGACACCCAGACAAGCTcagaggaggcagagctgTGGTAGTACGCCATGAAATGAATGATTACACCCCAGCGCGCCACACAAAACCGCTGCAGAATTACAGTCAAGTATGCACAGCGCCAAGTCCACCAACAAAcgccacccccctctcctttccgcTACTTACGTCGCAAGCACCACTCCCTCCATCACAGGGAGGAAGTCGCCACCCTCCCCGTACGCCTGGCCATCACTGCCCGCCCCAAAAGTTCTGTGACTCGCttgccgtcgctgcgcgaCCTCTTCATCCACGTGTACCCTCTCGTAGAACGCCAAGCAAACCGTgcaaacaagagaaagaacaACTGGAGTCAACAATACTATGACCTGCATAACAGGCACGACAGGGAGTCCGGGGTACGCCATGTCACTGCAGTCTTTGGAAACCCCACGGTCGAGTTAGTCGCTGTagccgtcctcctctctctcaacATCGTTTCTGCCAAGAGCCGCGCGGAGGCCGGCGTTGGAGTACAAGAACAGGATGCGCAATCCAGTGATCACCAGcgtcgtcaccaccacctcagccGCGGCGTGCAACAGTGCACATCGCACACGCTGATGGCATGCCTTCGGGGTCAGCGAGTACGCTGGGAGCGCCGGTAATTACGCGGTATCACCGCTCCCAAACGCACGACAATGGGCGCGCTTGGTGACTCAAGCCCTACCCGCGCGTGCGCCAGGCACCGTCCCTCCTGCTCTGTTGCAGTCGTGGTGGGCACCATAGCAAGACATGTTAGGTCACATGCGCCGTCATCATGGAGAACAAGGGGCCCTTCAAGTCAGTCAAATAATGGTTGGCTGGCGGAAGAACACAgtaaagagaagagagctaTGTACGATGACAACTTGGCTGAGAAACCGAGTGGTGCAGCACCCAGGTCGatgaggaaggggggtgACGACGCCAAGTGGCTGAGTGGGCGGGGGGGTCGTACTGTGGAAAAACGGTCAGAGTGTGTGCGGTGATtaggcacagagagagaggcatgcTGATTCTGAAGATTcggcaccacacacacacacacacacacatgcgtgtgAATGGGCACCGCCGTGATGAGCAACAGATCAGCCAGTAAGAGTGAGTCGGAGGAGAgtcgcagagagagagagaggggggtgtaAGATAACAATGCAGCAGGTGGGAAgctgagaggagggggatggaAGAAGGGAACATCACCCCGAGGCCACGCAGAGAAGGTGGGCGGCACATACAAAAGTCCGATGGCGCAACTACTCGACAGCACCAGTGAAGAAACGTGACACTTTTTCATTACGGCAAACGACGGCACGTGCattcgcacacgcacacacacacacacgcgtcaTACGCATACACTATCGTCATTCTCATCACCCGAGAAACCATAGaagcggcagagaggggggggtggaagaaaaaagaacaaACGTCACGCGTAATGCCCCAAAATGAAGAGAAAACTAAAAACAGCGCATATCACCACCAACATCCTCAGCACTGGTCATGATgacacaaaagagaaacagagggcGAAGACGCTGGCTactgaaaagggggagagagagaggggggaggggaaggaaagaaagggagtAAGAGAAGGCGTGTGCAGTGGGCTGTCAAGGAAACGAGCTCTGCACACTCGCCGCAGAGGAGCATAAATCGGTCAATAAAAGCGGTGCCCACGCAAAGCACACCACAGACAAAGCGCTGACAACACTTGAAGTAGAAGCCAGAGGAAGCAATGACAGTGACTACTACCAATATAACAGCAATAATAACGTAAGAATCATAAGAGTGAAGAAAACGCGCGCCAGCCCGCCAGCGTAATGTGAGGAGACGACCCGCGTTGCACGCCTCACCAACTTTCACAACTCGGCCTTCCCACGGGGGTTGAGAGTAAGTAAAGCAAaagtgcacacacgcacacacacacacaaggagaTAGATGAAATAGCCCTCCTGCACCAAACGTTGACAAATATGATGAAatagggagaaagagaaagagagagagggggagaggggaatggGGAAGCGCGCGAAGACAGAAGAGACGTACAAGCGGGGGAAAGAAAACGGCACGtagtgaaggagggggaagagagggagggaacagaagcaaaaaaaCGCAGCGCTGAAAAAGGTaaacagcggcagtggctgtCATGGCAATCAAGACAAGCgaacagacgcacacacagccacagctcacgccacgccgccgtgTTGCACCACGGCAAAGCCCGAGTCGTCTCGGACAAGACGCCCTGCCGTCGAATCAAACCGCGCGTCCAACGGACTCTTCTCGGCCTTCCTCGCCCCGTCTTCGGATGCGCAATGGGCGCCAGACGGACACTCAGGTGAACCGCATGTCTCGATCCGAGTGGGCCGCAGCACCGGGGCCCCGCTCGAGGACAGAAGCGGTGGCTGCTATCGTAGGGGGTAATAGGGAATGCTGGCCTAGCCTCCTCCGGGAGCGATGACCAAGCCAGCCACTCGTGCAGTGGGCGCCGGTGCCTCCTACCACTGTCAATTCCACCGGCTTATAGATTTCGCCATAGTGCTCCAGCTCACGGTGACCAAAGACAAACTGAAATAAGAGGAGAGTACGACAGACTAGTGGCGCCAGCTTTTGTGTCCTGAGATGCCGCAGCACGCCATCCCCCCATCCTTGTAGGGTCCCGTGCTGAGCGCcatgaggagggagggtgatGCGGCAACACCAGCCAcgcttgttttttttctgggCCTTGGTTGCTGAAGTTGCCTTCGCACCAGGCCAAAGCCCAgatctgctgcttcgcactcagcgcagcagctgcaaggGGTCCGCAGCCTCTTGTCGCTGCACCTACAAGTGTATTATTGTTGTAAGCGCATCGCGGCTGCTTCTGGTGTGACGCGGCTGCTCGTACCGCACCGTTGGTTCACAGCGGGGCAGGGCGACTTCGCAAAGGGGTAGAGGGCGCTGCCCGCACGTCGCGCCTTTTCTCGTTCTCGAGAGACCCCGCCGCAGCCCGCTGGGGCGCGATGGGCCCAATTGTACGCGACCGCTGCGCATGGGGGAGGCGTGCGGATGTGGTGCTCCGAAGGGGTCGACGCCTGCACGCCCGTGTGAGAACCGTCGAAGCATTATGACCACACCGTCATTCAGCGTCTACACCTCCCCGCCGCAAGGTGCCAGAAGGCAGCCTCCTTGAGTGGTTGTGGAGGGATGCAGGAGGGTGCGGTGTACAAGCACTATGGCGTCGAGGCGCAGTGGATCCGCCCCTCTCAGTACGTACCCGCTGCCTGCGTCTGTTGCGGCTCCCACTGCGATTGCGGCTGCTTTGGCGTGAATGCGCTCAAGGACCCCTCCCGCAGTGCTTGCTAGCACTATCCCAccacgcggtggcgccgcagagTTGCTCTGATCCAATCAGTGCCCTGGGGAAAGAGCTGGGGTGGCCCTTTGATGGACCTCACTCCTGCGAAGAGATTGCCCTCAGCTTGGCAGGTCGAGCAGTGCTGCTTGGATGCCCTCTACGAGGTGTCGGCCAGTACCACGCATTGGCTAGAGGGCCAATGttgggaaagagggagtaGCGATTCCCCTTCCCGGCACGGGCGTGCCACGGGGAGCTTcagctggtggcggtgtcgcGCACCAAAGGGTGTGCCCTTCGCTTTGGGGGAAACTCAGCTCCACGAAGTGCTCCAGTGCCCCGTGCTCGGCCCTCCAGAGGGTGGGCTGCAGTGTGGTTTGCATGACATGCTTGCCTGCGGAGGGCGAGAAGAGTGGGAAGTCACCAGCAAAGGAGGCGTGGTGCGGTCCGGGTGTCCTGCTGAGCTCCAGACTCAGTGCGTCGACCCCAAACAATGATGAGGGCCTCGGACAGAGACCTGAGGAGCCCCGCAAGTAAATTTGGTCCTCTTCCATTTCGCCTCGTGAAAGCGAGCGCAGACAGGGAGACCGCCTCAGACATCCACTACCCAACAAGTACGAGGTGTGAGCCTACGTTCAACTTACTCAGTACCGTGATGATAACAGCGTGGTTCCGTGAGCCGAACCACCGGGCGTGGTCCACAAGCACTTCTCCTACCTTGGCACCGGACTGGGGCTGCACCGCTTTGTGCAGGAGCAAGTCCAGAGGCTCtacagtgcagcagcggggggCAAAAGCCGGACTGCTTTAGGCGGCAGCCTGCCTCCCAGATGGTCGCGCAGTCGTCGTGAGACCATTCACTCGAGTAGGTGGCACAAATTGCTGGCCGGCACCGCACAGCGCTAGGACGCGGGATCACCACCGGGCTTGTGCGGCTTTCAGAAGGGGCGCAGTgagcccctctctccacgtAGAGGGGACGCGGTTGCCGGGGACActgtggctgttgctgctcagcagcacttTCCTGCAGTGCATCGGGAGAGTCTTGACACTATCACAGTGAATTTCGGCGACGTTCAGGGCGCGGCCGCAGTGGACCGCGCGGGGTGCCACCTCGAGCCCACCAGGAGtgtgcggggaggggggcatggGGGGGCCTGGATGCGTGCCATGGATTGAGGGTCGTCGGAGAGAGCATTGCAGGATCGTGCCCATCCTTCGGGGCTCGCTCCTTCAAGCTCGCTGATAAGCGCATCCGAGAGAGGGCTGCGCTCGGAAGACGCACAGGGTACCTTCTCGAGAGCCGCCCCCAATCGCGTCAGCGTTGGCATC
This portion of the Leishmania panamensis strain MHOM/PA/94/PSC-1 chromosome 27 sequence genome encodes:
- a CDS encoding hypothetical protein (TriTrypDB/GeneDB-style sysID: LpmP.27.1900): MVEQITNENLQILLTKLMTDRFCSQEASDLDACIQNFVPQHIDGSYVDQSLQRRGIKRCKPYQEVARRCLEDDKKQTAIFRAAAMAPTCKNEQRALQRCQRAKGRDCEAEALETVYCGMVYLVQRQKERQGSSVAPRLVE
- a CDS encoding hypothetical protein (TriTrypDB/GeneDB-style sysID: LpmP.27.1910), with the translated sequence MNDFNDDDAAAAQRRVRPENSEQRNAEAPPPVEVFAAGAATGDSSAPLLYTAGVAASGDSSSAAALSSPRELLAHLALAMRYFTAPERTLQDEGVFGCSPDLDSDKDNGLYRRGSRSLSDCSSDDEVQGCECVMRKAASWAAPSVVLHQPVGPAAARVDAPLAQSGRSNSAAATPVPFAVTPPFGELADPSLASPYLPDVCTSAAARRAASLSGMSEAISTTLSLPPPPPLGFVIPAQVVWQADDAMVGRDLLVNDAALSSPSSLCFPAAATGGASPLTSDAQCAVERASIAPAASLHEAVRTRARAWWPASSVMPNTEQGPWDSGLPFNGRRRWQAAWTAHGEPATGGWDAEEPDEEAAAIWTENIFDEDGALCGVGLCLWLPCHAAMGLVAVVRCLRRFLAGRGTCAMTYSLLNSASESDGYDSGRDTIHSTEEEGDDQPGATGGTPSPFGAWSGMIPHVRRPLLSSSSNTQCGQRLLQRPGAVRPPRFAREDDERSANSEEGENIHDAAPLSLSSLPMSSSTQLPPGVTAAPRHQGLGEAAAADTVVTSSHCFLVLCSRLGASLRRGSLSCYRMLSSTVAYYNVFASQRTSVTPTPETGARDAANCHAMPGSSSLPPRLGKHTDAVASISEATRPPPPANAHSLSQPLLLDIAFVSQMFVLLQYVGLTILTATVLLLTVFLFDHFRVTYVEEETAACNRYPFENRIPPEVSFSLICLLLNGVLAVRYAVRAVRYEKGGLLIVQVVIVALQVCRATYFLLIAARSYTQASSVSSLSRPLWPLLITGLRRPIARIFSSGVDASGSEGALLHEHPTSTVGSVQQALLVLTCVNVGVSVSLFVAASLLSPWVYASFGWRRYAQGIVQVSLSRVRQRLTVLRACVKLDGVVTANAYLAAVFLLDSWPGQRKLLLMTLTIFALHYVLIPMLRRSRHWWPLLLAAGVLVTVSTYYVVVVGGALRNDQRLRSASNSPWHSNCYRDRLRECLYEVSCEHPVSIFRDAFATDGADDSHPSSRQLERARPPPPPPPPSSPAVARQRTFCCGATRGVPLLHGHLSARESLRTTSPSFALAVLSRLASSMQRVSNATDTYLPTHSTFPDYSRVQGCNAACFLAREEKDNVFFERSIAGCCAEYGQCRHKDGYRTYAVLLLLVLTVFSSVVRAVLLVVAWRRWVERDDVTIDHFVWEHLRRHHCSGYRRQRRRPRKGHGHRHQRADAAAAGVSDTPSPSPRRLRASYNAIIPASSPLPSLFPHLTQNLAWNVEQYAAWQQQQCAAESTIWREHGQP